CGATGCCGCCCTCGTACATCAGGTCGACGATGAGCTTGAGCTCGTGGAGGCACTCGAAGTAGGCGACCTCGGGCTGGTAGCCGGCCTCGATGAGGGTCTCGAAGCCGTACATCACCAGCTGCGACGCGCCACCGCACAGGACGGCCTGCTCGCCGAACAGGTCGGTCTCGGTCTCCTCGGTGAAGGTGGTCTTGATGCCACCGGCCCGCAGGCCGCCGATGCCCTTGGCGTACGACAGCGCCAGCGGCCAGGCGTCGCCGGTCTCGTCCTTCTCGACCGCGACGAGCACGGGGACGCCGCGGCCGTCGACGTACTCACGACGCACCAGGTGGCCGGGGCCCTTGGGGGCGACCATGAAGACGTCGACGCCCTCGGGGGCGGTGATGTAGCCGAAGCGGATGTTGAAGCCGTGGCCGAAGACCAGCGAGTTGCCGGGCTGCAGGTTGGGCTCGATCTCGTCGGCGTAGAGCTTGCGCTGGTGCTGGTCGGGAGCCAGGATCACGACCACGTCGGCCTGGGCGGCAGCCTCGGCGGGGGTCATCACCTTCAGGCCCTCGGCCTCGGCCTTGGCGCGGCTCTTCGAGCCCGGCTGCAGGCCGATGGTGACGTCGACACCGGAGTCACGCAGCGAGAGCGAGTGGGCGTGACCCTGGCTGCCGTAGCCGATCACGGCGACCTTCTTGCCCTGGATCAGGGACAGGTCGGCGTCGTCGTCGTAGAACATCTCAGCCACGAGGGCTTCTCCTTCTTGTTGGGGTGCTGCGTCGGTGGAGGTCGGTGGAGGTGGGGTCAGGAGCCGACAGCGGTCGGCGCGGGCACGGAGACCGGGCGCAGGGAGCGCTCGGAGATCGACCGGGAGCCCCGGCCGATCGCGACCATGCCCGACTGCACGAGCTCGCGGATGCCGAAGGGCTCCACGATGCGCAGGAAGTCGGCGATCTTGCCGGCGTTGCCGGTGATCTGGACGGTCACCGCGTCGGGGGCCACGTCGACCACCTTCGCGCGGAAGAGCTGGACGGTGTCGAGGACCTCGCCGCGGTTCTCCGCGGTCGCGGCGACCTTGACCATGACCAGCTCGCGGTGCACGGAGGCAGTCGGGTCGAGCTCGACGATCTTGATGACCTCGACCAGCTTGTTCAGCTGCTTGGTCACCTGCTCCAGCGGCGACTGGTCGACGTTGACCACGATGGTCATCCGGGAGATGCCCTCGTGCTCGGTCGGCCCGACGGCCAGGCTCTCGATGTTGAAGCCGCGCCGGGAGAACAGGCCCGCGATCCGGGTCAGGACACCGGGCTGGTCCTCGACGAGGACGGAGAGGGTGTGCTTGGTCATTTAGAGCTCGTCCTCTTCCCACTCGGGCGCGAGGTCCCGGGCGTACTTGATCTCGTCGTTGCTGGTGCCGGCGGCCACCATCGGCCACACCATGGCGTCGCGGTGGACCCGGAAGTCGACGACCACGGGCACGTCGTCGATCTCCATCGCCTTCTCGATCGTGGCGTCGACGTCGTCGGGGCTGTCGCAGGCCAGGCCCACGCAGCCGTAGGCGTCGGCCAGCTTGACGAAGTCGGGGATGCGGACCGGGCCGCCGTGGCGCTGGAGGTTGGTGTTGGAGTAGCGCTCGTTGTAGAAGAGCGTCTGCCACTGGCGCACCATGCCGAGCGACTCGTTGTTGATGACCGCGACCTTGATCGGGATGTCCTCGATCGCGCAGGTGGCCAGCTCCTGGTTGGTCATCTGGAAGCAGCCGTCGCCGTCGATGGACCACACCGTCGCGTCGGGGCGGCCGACCTTGGCGCCCATCGCCGCGGGGACCGAGAAGCCCATCGTGCCGAGGCCGCCGGAGTTGATCCAGGTGCGCGGGTTCTCGTAGTCCACGAAGTGCGCGGCCCACATCTGGTGCTGGCCGACGCCGGAGGTGTAGATCGCCTCGGGGCCGGCGATCTTGCTGAGCCGCTGGATGACGTACTGCGGAGCCAGGCCCTCGGCGGGCGGCTCGTAGCCCAGCGGGTAGCGCTGCTTGAGGCCGGCCAGCCAGGCCACCCACTGCTCGTAGTCGCCGGTGTGGCCGGCGTCCTGCTCGGCCTGCAGCGCCACGACCAGGTCGGAGATGACCTCGCGGCAGTCGCCCACGATCGGGACGTCCGCGTGGCGGTTCTTGCCGATCTCGGCCGGGTCGATGTCGGCGTGGATGACCTGCGCGTGCGGGGCGAAGGAGTCGAGGTTGCCGGTGACGCGATCGTCGAAGCGGGCGCCCAGGCTGATGATCAGGTCGCTCTTCTGCAGCGCCGCGACCGCCGCCACCGTGCCGTGCATGCCCGGCATGCCGAGGTGCTGGGGGTGGCTGTCGGGGAAGGCACCCAGCGCCATCAGCGTCGTGACCACGGGCATGCCGGTGAGCTCGGCCAGCACCCGCAGCTCGCGGCTCGCGCCGGAGCGGATCGTGCCGCCGCCGACGTACAGCACCGGCTTGCGGGCCTCGAGGATCAGCCGGGCGGCCTCGCGGATCTGCTTGGAGTGCGGCTTGGTCACCGGGCGGTAGCCGGGAAGCGTGAGCTCGGTGGGCCACTGGAACGTGGTCATCGACTGCAGCGCCGACTTGGCCACGTCGACCAGGACCGGCCCGGGGCGACCGGTGGAGGCGATGTAGAACGCCTCGGCGACCGTGCGCGGGATGTCGGCGGGGTCGGTGACCAGGAAGTTGTGCTTGGTGATCGGCATCGTGATGCCGCGGATGTCGGCCTCCTGGAAGGCGTCGGTGCCGATCATCGAGGCACCGACCTGGCCGGTGACCGCCACCATCGGGACGGAGTCCATGTAGGCGTCGGCGATCGGGGTGACCAGGTTGGTCGCGCCCGGGCCGGAGGTCGCCATGCAGACGCCGACCCGGCCGGTGGCAGCGGCGTACCCCTGCGCGGCGTGGCCGGCGCCCTGCTCGTGGCGGACCAGGATGTGGCGGATGGAGGAGTCCATCAGGGGGTCGTACGCCGGGAGGATGGCGCCGCCGGGGATGCCGAAGATGTCGTCGGCCCCAGCCGCCTCCAGCGACCGGACCAGGCTCTGCGCGCCGGTGATCTCGCTCATGACCTGCTCATTTCCTCTCACTGCTCCTGTCTGCGCCCTGGCGACCGGCGGGCCACCGGGCTGACCCCACAAAAAAGCCCCTCGGCCCTGAAGGCTACGAGGGGACGACGCGCTGGCCGGACGGGGTCGGTCTCAGCCCACGCGTCGCGTGCGTACGAGAAGGTCCTGGCGCATGTCGCAAAGGTATCCCGCCCGTCCACCCACGTCATCCGCCGGACTCCCTCGTCCCACGATGTGGGACGAGCGTCCCGCGATGTGAACCTGCCGGAGTCGAGCAGCGAGCGCTGGCGAGCGCGCCACGGTGGTCGAGCAGCGAGCGCCAACGAGCGGGCCCCGGTGGTCGAGCAGCGAGCGCCAGCGAGCGGGCGTCGAGACCCCTCGAGACCCGTCCAGACCCTAGGCCGCCGGGCCCGGCCCCCGGCCGAGCCACGTCGTGAGGCAGGCGCGGTTGCCCTGCGCGTCCTCGAGCACCCAGTACGCCGGCGCCTGGTCGTCGCTGACGAGCCGGCCGCCGGCCGCGAGGACCGCCGCCATCCGCTCCTCGACCGCCTCGGGCGGGACCCGGACGTCGGCGTGCCAGCGCTGGCGCGGCGCGCCGAGCTGGGCCGCCACGTGCTGCTCTGTCGGCTGGAACCACACCGACGGCCAGCGTCCGCCGGGGTCGACGGCCTCGTCGTCGTGCTCCTCCAGGCCCAGCACCGCCGCCCAGAACGGCTTGACCTCCGCGAGGTCCCAGGTGTCCAGCGCCCACTCCACCGACTGCAGTCGACCCGGCACGGCGCCCACCTCCAGCTCCGCCGCCACCTGCGAGACCGCCGCCGCCAGGCGCAGGTCGCGCCGGGTGATCCCCCCGACGTCGTGGCTCCAGGTGCGCACCTCGACCGCGCCGTAGCGCAGGTCGACGTCGGGGTGGTGGTCCATGGCGTCGGCCAGCCCCGCCACCTCGGCCACCAGCCGCGCACCCGTCGTGAAGTCGCCGGTCTCGAAGCGCGCCGCCAGCACCCCGAAGAGCGGGCGCCAGTCCCCCAGCCCGTCCTGCACGGCCGCGTCGACCTCGGCCTCGGTGAGCACGTGCCGGTCAGCCGGGGCGATCACGGGCGCACCTCCTGCCCGGCCGGCAGCACCTGCTGGCCCAGGGGGCCGGGGTTCCAGGCGATCTCCCAGCGGTAGCCGTCCGGGTCGGCGACGTACCCGGTGAAGCCGCCCCACTCGCGCTCCTCGGGGCCGGAGAGCCGCCTGGCGCCAGCGGCCACCATCTGCGCCATCACGGTCGCGACCTCCTCGCGGGTCGCCACGTTGTGGGCCAGGGTGATCGGTGCGGGCCCCTCGGCCGCCGGCCCGACCTCGGCCTCGAACGCGGCGAGGTCCCACAGGCTCAGCACCAGGCGCTCACCGACCTGCACCATCAGCACGTCCTCGCCGTCGTACGTCGGCTGCCAGCCGAGCCCGTCGACGTAGAAGGCCCGGGCGGCGGCGACGTCGCGCACCGCCAGCGTCACGAAGCTCAGTCGTTGCTCCACGCCTCCACCCTGCCGGTCGCGGGCCGGGCGCGCCAGCACCTCCCCCGCCCCGGGTGCACCGGGCGCTAGCGTCTGGTCCGGCGCGGCCCCTCCCGGTGCCACCGCCGCGCCGCGAAGGAGCCCCCATGAGCACGTACGCCCGACCGCTGCACCTGACGACCGCCGTGGTCGCCACCGCCGCGCTGGTCCTCCAGCTGGTGCTGGTGGTCAACGGCGAGGCGGTCCTCGACGAGACGAACGCACCACCCACGGCCACCGCCGTGGCGCGGTACTTCAGCTACTTCACGATCCAGTCCAACCTGCTGGTGGCGATCGGCGCCTGGACCCTCGCGGCCGACCCGGGGCGCGACGGCCGCGGCTGGCGGGTGCTGCGGCTGGCCGGGCTCACCGGGATCACCGTGACCGCGCTCGTGCACGCGGTGCTGCTGCGGCCCCTGCTCGACCTCGAGGGCGCCTCGTGGCTGGCCGACACCCTGCTGCACGTCGCCGTGCCGTTGCTGGCGGTGCTGTCCTGGCTGCTCGTGGGGCCGCGGCCGCGCACGGACCCGCGCAGCGGGGCGCTGGCGATGGTGTGGCCGGTGGCCTGGCTGGTGTGGACCCTGGTGGTGGGGGCGGTGAGCGGGTGGTACCCCTACCCGTTCCTCGACGTGGCGGAGGAGGGCGCGCTCTCCGTGGCGCTCACCTCGCTCGTCATCACCGTGCTGATCGTCGGCGTGATGGCCCTCATCGGGTGGCTGGACCGTCGGCTGGCTGCTCGGGCGACTCCTTCTGGAGGGTCTCCCGGGCCACGAGCCACGGCAGCAGGGCCGCGAGGCTGACGAACCCGGTCACCACGAAGGCAGCCTCGAAGCCCCACCGGTCGGCCACCAGCCCGATCAGCACCGGCCCGAGGATCGCGCCGCCGTCCTGGGCCATCTGGAAGGTGCTCAGGACCGTCCCGCCGCTGCGCTGGTTGCCGATCACGTCGGCCACCGTCGCCTGCTGGCCGGGGTTGACCATGCCGGCACCGAAGCCGGACACCGCGGAGAGCACGAGCAGCACCAGCAGGCTCTCGCTGAAGCCCATCAGCCCCAGCGTCACCGAGGTGACGGCCAGGCCGAGCACCACCATCGGCTTGCGGCCCACGGTGTCGGCGACGCGCCCGGAGAACTGCAGGCTCGAGGCGGTGCCGGCCGCGGCCACCGCCAGGGCCACGCCCGCCACCCACGTCTCGTCGTGGACCGCCACCGCGAACTGCGGCACCACCGCCACGCGCACGCCGAAGTTGGCCCACCCGTTGGCGAACGCCGAGGCCAGCGCCGCGCGGTACGCCGAGTCGCGCAGCCCCTCGCCCAGTCGCATCGGCGGGGCGGGGGTCGCGGTCGGGTCGGGACGCAGGCTCGCGCCGGACAGCTTGACCCCGACCACCAGCGCCGCGACGACCAGCGCGACGGCGTACGCGACGAAGGGGACGCGCAGGCCGAAGCCGGCCATCAGGCCCCCGAGGACCGGGCCGAGCATGCCGCCGATGAGGAAGGAGCTGGCGTAGGCCGACGACACGCGACCACGCATCGTCGGGGGCGCGAGGCGCACCAGCAGCGCCATCGCCGAGACGGTGAACATCGTCGAGCCGAGTCCGCCGATGCCCCGGAAGACCAGCAGCTGCCAGTACGTCTGCGCCACCGCGGTCAGCAGCGAGGAGGCCGCGACGACGCACAGCCCGGTCATGTAGACCCACCGCTCCCCCAGCCGCGCGACCAGCACGCCGGAGCCGGGCGCGCCGAGGAGGCGGAAGAACGCGAAGATCGACACGACCACCGACGCCGCGGCGACCCCGACGTCGAAGCTGCGGGCGTAGGCCGGCAGCACCGGGCTGATCAGCCCGAAGCCGATCGCGATGACGAACGCCGAGGCGATCAGGACCTTGATCTCGCCGGGGATGGGCGGTCTCGACGCGCGCTCGGTGGCGCTCGCTGCTCGACCACCGTCGTGGGTGCTCACGAGGAGGCCAGCACCTCGGCGGCCGCGCGCATTCCCGCCTCCACCTCCGCGAACGACGTCGACAGCGGGGCCAGGCCGACCCGCAGGCCACCGGGGTCGCGGTAGTCCGGGATGACGTCGCGCTCCCAGAGCCGGGCCACGACCTCGCGCATCGCGGGGTGGTCGACCGTGACGTGCCCGCCCCGGCGTGCCGGGTCGCGCGGCGAGGCCACTCGGGCACCGAGCGGCGCGAGCAACGCGTCGGCCAGCTCGATCGCGTACGACGTCAGCGACACGGACTTGGCCCGGACCGCCGTCATGCCGACCTCGGCGATCGTCGCGACGGTGTCACGCAGCGCCAGCATCCCGACGACCGGCGGGGTGCCCGAGATCATCCGGCGGATGCCCGGGGCGGGTGCCCAGTCCGGCCCCATCGCGAACGGGTCGGCGTGCCCCATCCACCCGGTCACGGGCTGGTCGAGCACGTGGTGGTGCCGCTGGGCGGCGTAGACGAACGC
This genomic window from Nocardioides marinus contains:
- a CDS encoding VOC family protein, encoding MEQRLSFVTLAVRDVAAARAFYVDGLGWQPTYDGEDVLMVQVGERLVLSLWDLAAFEAEVGPAAEGPAPITLAHNVATREEVATVMAQMVAAGARRLSGPEEREWGGFTGYVADPDGYRWEIAWNPGPLGQQVLPAGQEVRP
- a CDS encoding 4a-hydroxytetrahydrobiopterin dehydratase → MIAPADRHVLTEAEVDAAVQDGLGDWRPLFGVLAARFETGDFTTGARLVAEVAGLADAMDHHPDVDLRYGAVEVRTWSHDVGGITRRDLRLAAAVSQVAAELEVGAVPGRLQSVEWALDTWDLAEVKPFWAAVLGLEEHDDEAVDPGGRWPSVWFQPTEQHVAAQLGAPRQRWHADVRVPPEAVEERMAAVLAAGGRLVSDDQAPAYWVLEDAQGNRACLTTWLGRGPGPAA
- a CDS encoding Pr6Pr family membrane protein: MSTYARPLHLTTAVVATAALVLQLVLVVNGEAVLDETNAPPTATAVARYFSYFTIQSNLLVAIGAWTLAADPGRDGRGWRVLRLAGLTGITVTALVHAVLLRPLLDLEGASWLADTLLHVAVPLLAVLSWLLVGPRPRTDPRSGALAMVWPVAWLVWTLVVGAVSGWYPYPFLDVAEEGALSVALTSLVITVLIVGVMALIGWLDRRLAARATPSGGSPGPRATAAGPRG
- the ilvN gene encoding acetolactate synthase small subunit yields the protein MTKHTLSVLVEDQPGVLTRIAGLFSRRGFNIESLAVGPTEHEGISRMTIVVNVDQSPLEQVTKQLNKLVEVIKIVELDPTASVHRELVMVKVAATAENRGEVLDTVQLFRAKVVDVAPDAVTVQITGNAGKIADFLRIVEPFGIRELVQSGMVAIGRGSRSISERSLRPVSVPAPTAVGS
- the ilvC gene encoding ketol-acid reductoisomerase is translated as MAEMFYDDDADLSLIQGKKVAVIGYGSQGHAHSLSLRDSGVDVTIGLQPGSKSRAKAEAEGLKVMTPAEAAAQADVVVILAPDQHQRKLYADEIEPNLQPGNSLVFGHGFNIRFGYITAPEGVDVFMVAPKGPGHLVRREYVDGRGVPVLVAVEKDETGDAWPLALSYAKGIGGLRAGGIKTTFTEETETDLFGEQAVLCGGASQLVMYGFETLIEAGYQPEVAYFECLHELKLIVDLMYEGGIAKQRWSVSDTAEFGDYVSGPRVIDERVKENMKAVLEDIKNGAFAERFITDMDNGSPEFTKFREQGEQHPIEKTGRELRKLMAWVKSHDTDYVEGTAAR
- a CDS encoding MFS transporter, with translation MSTHDGGRAASATERASRPPIPGEIKVLIASAFVIAIGFGLISPVLPAYARSFDVGVAAASVVVSIFAFFRLLGAPGSGVLVARLGERWVYMTGLCVVAASSLLTAVAQTYWQLLVFRGIGGLGSTMFTVSAMALLVRLAPPTMRGRVSSAYASSFLIGGMLGPVLGGLMAGFGLRVPFVAYAVALVVAALVVGVKLSGASLRPDPTATPAPPMRLGEGLRDSAYRAALASAFANGWANFGVRVAVVPQFAVAVHDETWVAGVALAVAAAGTASSLQFSGRVADTVGRKPMVVLGLAVTSVTLGLMGFSESLLVLLVLSAVSGFGAGMVNPGQQATVADVIGNQRSGGTVLSTFQMAQDGGAILGPVLIGLVADRWGFEAAFVVTGFVSLAALLPWLVARETLQKESPEQPADGPATR
- a CDS encoding acetolactate synthase large subunit, whose translation is MSEITGAQSLVRSLEAAGADDIFGIPGGAILPAYDPLMDSSIRHILVRHEQGAGHAAQGYAAATGRVGVCMATSGPGATNLVTPIADAYMDSVPMVAVTGQVGASMIGTDAFQEADIRGITMPITKHNFLVTDPADIPRTVAEAFYIASTGRPGPVLVDVAKSALQSMTTFQWPTELTLPGYRPVTKPHSKQIREAARLILEARKPVLYVGGGTIRSGASRELRVLAELTGMPVVTTLMALGAFPDSHPQHLGMPGMHGTVAAVAALQKSDLIISLGARFDDRVTGNLDSFAPHAQVIHADIDPAEIGKNRHADVPIVGDCREVISDLVVALQAEQDAGHTGDYEQWVAWLAGLKQRYPLGYEPPAEGLAPQYVIQRLSKIAGPEAIYTSGVGQHQMWAAHFVDYENPRTWINSGGLGTMGFSVPAAMGAKVGRPDATVWSIDGDGCFQMTNQELATCAIEDIPIKVAVINNESLGMVRQWQTLFYNERYSNTNLQRHGGPVRIPDFVKLADAYGCVGLACDSPDDVDATIEKAMEIDDVPVVVDFRVHRDAMVWPMVAAGTSNDEIKYARDLAPEWEEDEL